TAACTACTCTGATTGGTGTTAGTTGCTTAGCCAACTTTTTTCAAACTTATGTAGGTTTCCCAAAGATAAACAGCTGAGAAAGCAATGGGAAACGGCTGTCAGGAGGGAAGGGTTTCCTGCTGGTCCATCATCCATGCTCTGCAGTGAGCATTTCAGCCCAGAGACCTTTGACAGGACAGGTCAGACAGCCAGGATCAGAGCTGGAGATGTTCCTTCAGTCTTCTGTTTCCCAGCTCATCTCCACAGGGTAGGTGGAGCACTATGCTGTAAGGAGGCTATAATTCAATGCCAGactatttttccctttttaaatttgaaggaATCAGCCACGTATTTTGTATTACACTGAGAgaatttctatattttattctttgatttAGCCTGTAACTACCAGGACGTCTCAGACCTCAAAGAAAGCACATGAGACCCCGTCACTGGACTGTCCCCAGCTTGTCCAAGAGGCTGAACCCCTGCCTGTGCCCTAATGTTGTGAGTAATAAGAACTAGCTACTCTCTTCTTTAATTCAATCAGGGCATCAAGTAAggatttcagagttttttttaatcatgtggTTTGTCTCTATGTATGCATATTATCTGGGTAACTGTGTGTAaatgtggtgtttgtgtgttttaggggGATGGAATAACAACCCTTCAGCTAGCCACTTCCAGGCCATCTTTCGACATTTGATGGTGCGGTGTGTCTCCAAGCACATCAGGAAATGTGGCAGCACAGGATGAGACCGTGTCCCTGTCTGCTTTTGAGATGTCctcttctccagcagcagaagaaactgaagagcTTCCATCCCCTTTTGCCAACATTCCTGCTTTAGTGTGTGATCCCTAAAGCAGGAATTTGTGGCCTGCTgcaggtcattttgcagggctctggcagtgctcctcctattcctccttgcacaaaggtgGCGAtagcggtcctgctgctgggttgttgccctcctacggcctcctccacgtctcctggtgtactggcctgtccaacattcaaaagtgaccaaaataTCAGtcagaaagcataggtactgagaagttgtctgtggtccccacctgcagaaccacttttttattgagtgtgtcttgctaattaccaataatttccacctgttgtctattctatttgcacaacagcatgtgaaattgattgccaatcagtgttgcttcctaaatggacagtttgatttcacagaagtttgatttactttgacttacattgtgttgtttaagtgttccctttatttttttgagcagtgtatttAGGTTCATTAATGCCCCCTGCATAGATATAGATAAATGTTCAATACCCTCCACCCCCTGTATAAATATATTGGTATATATATGTTCATCGatttgaatataaaaatgattaatcAAAATCAGTtatatgtgaatgtttgtgCTCTTTATTCAGAAAATCTACATTGCATCTACATTTCAGGATCTGGTTATTACAGACACAGATTAAATGTTAACTgaatatttctatatttatcaCCACAGTAATAGTGTTACACATGTTAGTAGCTCTAAACCattggtgtccaatcctggtcctcgagggccactatcctgcatgttttacttgttcctctgctccaacacacctgatttgaatcagtgggtgattatcaggcttctgcagaacaagaagaggtaatttaaccactgaatcaggtgtgttgaagcagggaaacaaagaaaacatacaggatagttgccctgaggaccaggattgactACCCCTGCTCTAAACACTCAAAAGAATACATGTTGGTTTGGTGCTTACCATAAAAAATTAGGgtgtaaacattttttgtaatcacgttaaaagttacaaatgttgtctttggtgtctgtttgttttccaaaaatatTAGTGTGTGTAAATGACAGGCATTAACTTAAAACACTTTGAACTTCATAAAGCACCGTTCTACAGTCTGTTTCTTTGTATTAGTTAAAGGGCAGGTCTGCCACATCCAATATGGCGGACGCTCTGACGTATCGCTGCCACGGGCCAACCTGCTCAACGAGGGGTCTACGTGCCTTCTGTCGTGTGACTTGATATGATTGGTTGGTTTGTTCTCAGCTCTAATCTGATTGGTCAAACTTTTGTCAGTAAGACCTGGAGGTGGAAGCCGGCTTCTTTTGTGGCCTGATCTGCTGTGGCTGTCACCTCGTACCCGAACTGCACTCTGCCGCTCCCTCAGCTCGTCGTAGATTCTGTCGTGgctatttattcattaaaaggTAAACATGCGTCACTTAATGTAATGGTACAGTAATGGTAGTAACAGGAACTTACACGGAAGTGAAATGCTCTCGGCCCTTAACTCGGTTAGGTCTTCCTGTTGTCATGCTAGTGTTAAGTTTTTTCTGGTAACCAGTATATATGTTTGAAAATTGAAGGTTAAAGTGCGTGTTTGTGTTCGAATAAGCCGAATTTAGCCTCCTACTACTTTTGGGGTTCCTCATTCATCGAAAACTGCATGTAGCTAGCTCAAAGTGGTCATGGCTAGTGCCCTGAACAGCACGAGAAACTCTTCCTGGTATCATGTTGGATTCTGTTATTAATcaggacatttttattaaaatgtgccCCACCAAAGGTTTTCACGGTACTGGGTCCTACTGCTTGTAGCTGTTGGAAAAGGCTGTTTCCCACACCGAACTTGTAGGATTGCTTTTGGAACATTGTGTAATACTCTAAACCAGGGCAAATGTCAATAAGCACTGCCATGTCACCAGACTcccctgtttgtgttttattgcaaattttaacattttaaataacttaaagaaacaaatacaaagtttttaatatttttttttcttccactcaTAATTCCAGGGTTATTCTTATGAATAAGTATaggggaaaaagaaataagagtttGGAAAAGTATTTGTTTCCAGATTACTCcctttgcttttttatattaaataaataatctgaatatttcaaaataacttGCTCAAccaaccaaaaccaaaaactaaaggCAGATGCATGTGTATTAGAAATAAACCATTTATTTAGTAAACAGATTTGAATCGGTTGATATTAGGCcagcatgttctccctgtgcacacgtgggtttactccaggtattccagtttcttcccacggaccaaaaacatgcatgttacgttcattgatgactctaaaattgtccctaggtgtgagtgagagtgtgaatggttgtttgtctcgtttgtctctatgtggccctgtgatggacttgcagtgtgtcccccgcctctcgcacagtgactgctggagataggcaccagctccccgcgacgcGGAATGGGGAagggggtaaagaaaatggatgtctGGATCTCCTgctgttattttagtttttgcttgtttttctctgtttttgcatAGCATTTGCTGTTTACATATAAAAAGCCAAACTACTgtataaatatttgacaaaaaatttGAGTAAATGGGTAATATTTGACAGTAACTATGATCctaaaatcaacagaaaaatctgtaaatttagtttggagaagtatgaaaatttttaatgaaatctgtttaGGAACTCTGCTAATCCCAGTAACGTTTCTTGGTGTTTGTTAACAATCTGCTGCAGGGTTTGTTATAGGCTTTTATAGACTTCCCATTTTAGGATGATAATTATGGAGTTAATCTGTCAGAGCAAATTGAATGCTGAGTCACTGCTCTTGCTACTCCCAGCTCATGAATTAATTCATTCATGATgaaaacaaagtggaaaaacCTTTGCACCAGTGCcattaattaatcattttattctgtcaaagcaagttattttcttttacattattttgtagAGAAAAGCCTaagttttcttttaccttttttaactgtctttttcattttggcttatCCTCTTCCCAGTTTTTGCGTAGCAGCTCTAAAAAATGTCTCAGAAGATCAAGGCTGGGTCTGTGGTAGAAATGCAGGGAGATGAGATGACTCAGGTCATCTGGGAACTCATAAAGGAGAAACTCATCTTCCCCTACCTGGAGCTGGACCTGCACAGGTAACAGCACctttacaaacaacaaactttccactgtacccaaaaaacaaactattaattaattaactaaCTATTTTCCCCTTTTACTATTTTTACAACATgtgattttgacatttttgaattTCTAAGGGCCTTGGCTCTAAAGTACatcagaaaatttattttattttttttccatgaccAAATATTCATACTACAGTACGATTGTACAGGATTTTGTTaaggaaatatttaaaacttaaaagctattttggtcaaatcttacaaGTAACATAATGTGCAATGTCATCCAATAGTAGGATGCCACAGAGTTTACATCAtaaatgaccctcagctactaccacataaagtTTTcactcagtatttgtaaaactggccgagtaatagacattttaattttttttaaggtaagtTACCTTTAAATTTGGCTGATTTCTaacaatcagttgtagaggtacatccagtaattattttctgaaaattcaagtctattcatgtgttcattcatgagatgttttgctttaatagttgaaacataaaaacatcgTAGAAACATCTGACttaaatatgctggtgtagactCTGAGTAATCCAggacattgtaaataaaaaaagaggttaaaaaacaaaaaacagagttcTATTCTGGACctctaatttaaataaaaggtctaaaaacactgaagcagcaAACTTTGTGAAAACAATTGTCATTCTCAGATCTTTTGGCCAAGGGTGTCCCTAAATTCTGACTAACTTTATGCTTGCTGGTTTCCATTTTCTCCTGCAAAGCTTTGATCTTGGCATTGAGAACCGAGATGCAACAGACGACCAGGTGACAGTCGAAGCAGCAGAAGCAGTTCGGCGTTACAATGTAGGTATCAAGTGTGCCACCATCACACCGGATGAGAAGCGTGTGGAGGAGTTCAAGCTCAAGAAGATGTGGCGTTCGCCTAACGGAACCATTCGGAACATCCTTGGAGGTACGGTGTTCAGGGAGGCCATCATCTGTAAGAATGTCCCCCGACTGGTGTCTGGCTGGGTGAAGCCCATAATCATTGGCAGGCATGCACACGGAGACCAGGTAACCCAATCCTGCACTGTGTAAACATCCTGCTAGGGTGGAAAATGAGAGAATTGTtaagctttagtttttttattgtactatTTTTATAATCTACCGAAACAAAGTGGATGTTTGAAGCTTTTAACAGAGGTCCTGTGTCTTGAAAAGTAtgttttcaagttttagttttagcatttttccGGTCTGCTTAAGTATAGAAAAACAGTAGTGTTTCCAAGTTTTGTTCCATGTTGCATTTTCATAACTAATAACTTAAATCCtctaaaaaactgtttaaagtaGAAGAGCATTTTTCACATAAATTGTATATAAAAGATAGTCATAGTCCTTATTAGTTCACTGTTGGTTCATCCACAACTTCAAGTCTTAAATGTAAGATTTTAGCCATCAGCTGCAGACTCATAAAGCTTTACAGATTTCTTAGACAGATGTGCCTCGGGTGATTAAATTGCTTGACCTACAGTATATTGGTTTACAGTCCATAACCCCtctttttatgttgatttgtcTTTAGACAACACTGTGATGTTGCTACAAATATAAGGCTGTATAACTGCAAATTATTAACTGTTGCATTTACAGCATGCAACTGAAGCATACAAAGGctttattcattcatccattcttTTATTCTATAATATGGATCTCAATTTTATCAAATGAATATCATTATTTATAGAGAAGACTAACGCTAGTATTATGGCCATAAACTAaggaagacatttttttcccttgtaGTCCaccttttgttcagtttatggTTTTTCATGGTGTTTGAAGCACAAATAACAAATCCACTATATAAACTAGGGATCTCAagatcaagattttttttttatcccttaTACTGATCCAAGTCATTTTAAGTCTCAATCCAATActtgcatttattttacagcatgGAGTTGCACATTACAGACCATAAGTgcattaaagttattaaaatcaatgtCATCTTGTTGCTGACATCTACGTAGCTCTacattgcagtaaaaaaaaacagtatttcttttgttcctcaaggtttttgttttttattattattttcaaccaaagaaaaatgtttgtcagttttttttttcactgtcatTTAGCACAGTGATTTGTGAGGCTGAACTGTGACACCAGGCAAACATCTGAACTCCAAATATCTAATGTAAAGCTAATTGCAGTCACTCGTCAAGTGATGGCAAGCTTTTTTCATTCAGCTCAGGTAGTTCTGTGAGTCATGTAGTCGGAAGGGTCATGGTTCCAACTAATccaaaaggcaacaaaaacaatttcctTCACCACAGTCATGGATTGGTCatagagactgataaagtcattCTCCTGTACTGTAATCCTTTTTGCTTTATTGGTTACTCTGGAAACTTGTCTCTTCTCTGTAAAGTTTTCTCTAAAGTTGTGCTACCTTTAAGAGTTAGTTGGGTGAACTGGGCACACTCAGTTGAGTGTATTATTAAAGGTCTAATTAAaccaataataaatatttgaagtgcAAATGTTGTAAGTAGCTACTAAACTGCtctcattttatattttaacacagGTATGTTATGGCAGCCATGTTTATAGCACATCTAATGTAAAACCATAATCAGAAGGTCAAGAACAGAGATCAAGACCCTGATCTGATACTTGAGATCAGCTCAGGCCCTCCCCAATataaacacacatcaaaatTGCAGACtcacaaaatggctaaaaaatcagcagaaatattGAACCTAGGTTTAAACCAGAACTGTAAGGAGCTAAATTAGTTCATGAATTATATTTCAGTTGCAGCCGAGCTGAGtgctttttctgtcaaatcGTGTTAGTTCACCAATTAGCTGTTAAAATGTTGCCAGGAGATACACAGTTAATATTTCCTTTTCATGAACTGCTCTTTGGACCTGCCTCTGCAGCTTTGACATGTTACAGCCCTAAATCTGAGGTTGGCTCATGGCGCAATGCCGAACTCAGTAGTTCTCTCATTGAAGTGCAGGTGAAGTGTCAGAAGCTTGCTGGTTACATATTGAATAAATACTCTGCTGACATATTTTTATGATTGTGGACGCTACATGAACTTTGATTTCACACCATTATTGGCTGATAAATTTTAAGAGCTGAAGCGTTTAGTGGGTTTAAATGGCCAAGTTGTTTTTCTACTAATAACCCTCCTTCCGCTTCACCGTACTCGCCACAGTACAAAGCCACTGACTTTGTGGTGCCAGGCCCTGGAAAGGTGGAGATGATCTACACCCCTACAGCTGGAGAACCAGTTAAATATGTCATCCATGAGTTTGAGGGTAAGATCAGTGACAATTCACAACACTACATAAAAGACTTGGTCATTCAGGACATTTTACAAAATCTCTGTCATTCTCCTCTTTGTCTATATCTATATCATCTATATTTTCATGTGaagattaacttttgaagtggAAAGCCatctatttctgttttcttgatgtaaattctactgtaacttttttattctttctgtgtaTAGCACCAAAGACTAAGCACCATAGATGATGAACTAAAACAGACCATCAGTTAAAGTGACTTGTTTTCCAGCCTTTCCTGTTGTTTGGATTGTCATGGCTTTGTTacagtgttttgtttcaatATATAATGTCACAAAAAGCAGGTTTATATACTTACATTGTATTTGTCGGTGTGCTTGTGTTAATAAAGTTCATGTGAGCATACTGTATGAGTAATTTGTGTTGATGTGTTGCTCCAGGCACAGGTGGTGTTGCCTTGGGAATGTACAACACAGATAAGTCCATCAGGGACTTTGCCCACAGCTCCTTTCAGGTGGCTCTGTCTAAAGGCTGGCCTCTGTACCTCAGTACCAAGAACACTATCCTGAAGAAGTATGATGGTCGCTTCAAAGACCTCTTCCAGGAAATCTATGAAAAGTAAAGCCTTtaaaatccacacacacacacacttacaaaaAGCACccataatcaaatataaactCTACCTGATgtataaaataacataaatgcGATGTCTTGCATCTTTCAGGGAATATCATGCTCAGTTTGAGGCCAAAGGAATCTGGTATGAGCACCGGCTCATAGATGACATGGTGGCTCAGGCCATGAAATCAGAGGGAGGCTTTATTTGGGCTTGTAAAAACTACGACGGGGATGTACAGTCTGACTCTGTGGCACAAGGTTGGCGAAACAAACACGCATGTTGCATGACGCTTCTGATCATATCAAGAAAAACTCCATCGACGAGTTTATGGGATTTCATCATGTGATGTGTTGTTCGGGGGCTGTTTTTTAGGTTACGGTTCTCTGGGCATGATGACCAGTGTACTGATCTGCCCTGATGGACGCACAGTGGAGTCAGAAGCTGCGCACGGCACAGTGACACGCCACTACAGACAACACCAGCAGGGAAAAGAAACCTCCACCAACCCCATAGGTAGGATGATAAGCCTGCACATACAACCACGAGCTTTGTGCATTCCTAAAAACTTAAGGTTTGGAAGGTGTTTTTTGTAAGAATGTAGCATACACTCactatttaaaccaaaatgtgtCCTGAATCTGTGCCTCTGTTTGCTTCAGCCTCCATCTTTGCATGGACACGGGGTCTGCATCACCGTGCCAAGTTGGACAACAACACAGAGCTGCGTTTCTTTTCTGAGGCTCTTGAGGCCGTTTGCATCGAGACCATCGAGGCCGGTTTCATGAC
This genomic stretch from Kryptolebias marmoratus isolate JLee-2015 linkage group LG6, ASM164957v2, whole genome shotgun sequence harbors:
- the idh1 gene encoding isocitrate dehydrogenase [NADP] cytoplasmic, which produces MSQKIKAGSVVEMQGDEMTQVIWELIKEKLIFPYLELDLHSFDLGIENRDATDDQVTVEAAEAVRRYNVGIKCATITPDEKRVEEFKLKKMWRSPNGTIRNILGGTVFREAIICKNVPRLVSGWVKPIIIGRHAHGDQYKATDFVVPGPGKVEMIYTPTAGEPVKYVIHEFEGTGGVALGMYNTDKSIRDFAHSSFQVALSKGWPLYLSTKNTILKKYDGRFKDLFQEIYEKEYHAQFEAKGIWYEHRLIDDMVAQAMKSEGGFIWACKNYDGDVQSDSVAQGYGSLGMMTSVLICPDGRTVESEAAHGTVTRHYRQHQQGKETSTNPIASIFAWTRGLHHRAKLDNNTELRFFSEALEAVCIETIEAGFMTKDLAICIKTLPKVTRDDYLNTFEFLDKLAENLKIKLAKQPKL